One genomic segment of Spirochaeta cellobiosiphila DSM 17781 includes these proteins:
- a CDS encoding alpha/beta hydrolase family protein — MATQTIDELDVLLVLPQKETLHKKQLVLWLPYLGGTKEGVKPHLDYLASQGYHALSIDPYRHGGRSRLSPKDLHQLVFSNFRTYMWEILGRTILDSMKAIDWCLKELPLSPQVLAGGLSMGGDIAISLSLVDARISKVAALGSTPDWTRPGMTEVFDSNKIIPQGSPSFLSQWYKDQFDPMTRQLPSDKNLNYHITLGELDTHISPNMVRPFEDKILTPHSNSKIKIDIIPDVNHIELLQNEDLIYKVLRRLIHG; from the coding sequence ATGGCGACACAAACAATTGATGAACTTGATGTACTTTTAGTCTTACCTCAGAAGGAAACTCTGCATAAGAAGCAATTAGTATTATGGCTACCTTATTTAGGAGGAACGAAAGAAGGGGTAAAACCTCACCTGGATTACTTAGCTAGCCAAGGGTATCATGCCTTAAGTATTGATCCCTACAGACATGGCGGAAGATCTCGACTGAGTCCCAAGGATCTACATCAATTAGTGTTTAGCAATTTTAGAACCTATATGTGGGAAATATTAGGTAGAACGATCTTAGATTCCATGAAAGCCATAGATTGGTGTTTAAAGGAATTACCATTATCCCCCCAGGTTCTAGCGGGAGGGCTCTCAATGGGAGGTGACATTGCTATTAGTTTATCCTTAGTAGATGCGAGAATAAGCAAAGTTGCAGCCCTTGGTTCAACGCCGGATTGGACACGACCAGGGATGACTGAAGTCTTTGATTCAAATAAGATAATCCCTCAAGGATCGCCCTCGTTCCTATCTCAGTGGTATAAGGATCAGTTTGATCCCATGACAAGACAACTTCCTTCTGATAAGAATTTAAATTACCACATCACTCTAGGAGAACTAGATACCCATATCAGTCCTAATATGGTACGACCATTCGAGGATAAGATTCTTACCCCTCATAGCAATAGCAAAATAAAAATAGATATCATTCCTGATGTTAATCATATCGAATTACTACAGAATGAAGATCTCATATATAAGGTTCTTAGGAGATTAATCCATGGCTAG
- a CDS encoding TfoX/Sxy family protein → MASDIDYMSYIAEQVKEAGQITYRKMFGEYALYCDRKVVALVCDNQLFVKPTNAGRQFIGEPQEHPAYKGAKPSFLIEDRIDDKEWLTELIYLTAKELPLPKPKKKKTQEL, encoded by the coding sequence ATGGCTAGTGATATTGACTATATGAGTTACATTGCAGAGCAAGTTAAAGAGGCGGGACAGATTACTTATCGAAAGATGTTTGGAGAATATGCTCTATACTGTGATAGGAAAGTGGTTGCCCTAGTATGTGACAATCAATTATTCGTCAAACCCACAAATGCGGGTAGGCAATTCATTGGTGAACCACAAGAACATCCTGCATATAAAGGTGCTAAACCAAGCTTTTTGATAGAAGACCGGATTGATGATAAAGAATGGTTAACAGAATTGATCTACCTTACAGCTAAAGAACTCCCCCTACCTAAACCGAAGAAAAAGAAAACTCAAGAACTGTAA
- a CDS encoding histidine kinase dimerization/phosphoacceptor domain -containing protein, with protein MSNNGYRFSVLTLLKATYIMFFILFGSLNLFIINEMRDIGELTELTYNHPFSVSNALLRIQLNIEKIKRAIAESPHWNQSQEELYLAQIKEWDKLIEDDFSVVKERFLGDMDRMNIAYREYEKWRSSRESRINQYMESGGGISTFGSMNNQLVFEREMEYLSVFAQNKASEYLNSSHVKSDKSITLAYILTFAALVIGFLIILNLITSIRNPLGVLIHAVEDIEKGLFDQQVFLGEGSKEFVLLADGFNKMVKKIKSSYKGLEDQVQQRTLELENTLSERDNLFRELYHRTKNNLQVISSILSLKADETDKKEIKTVIWDLEKKVQSMALVHQMLYRSDDLSHIYLDKYIAELLALIIGSFDRSDLNISLNTKLEHIPLVLDYAVPCGLIMNELITNSIKYAFPNLTEGEIFVSAKYNGNGYITIEYQDNGVGLPSDFSLEESQSLGFLLIKTIAENQMNGTVLFDGSKGMYCKVEFVDTHYSS; from the coding sequence ATGAGTAATAATGGATATCGTTTTTCAGTACTAACTTTATTGAAAGCTACCTATATTATGTTTTTTATTCTTTTTGGTAGTCTTAATCTATTCATAATTAATGAGATGCGGGATATAGGGGAGTTAACAGAATTAACTTATAACCATCCTTTCTCAGTCAGCAACGCCTTACTAAGAATACAATTAAATATTGAGAAAATAAAGAGAGCTATTGCTGAATCTCCTCATTGGAACCAAAGCCAAGAAGAGCTATATCTGGCCCAGATAAAAGAATGGGACAAACTCATTGAAGATGATTTTTCTGTTGTAAAGGAAAGATTTCTTGGTGATATGGACAGAATGAACATCGCCTACAGGGAATATGAAAAATGGCGGAGCTCTCGTGAATCACGTATAAATCAGTATATGGAATCAGGCGGGGGTATATCAACATTTGGTTCCATGAATAATCAGCTGGTTTTTGAAAGGGAAATGGAGTATCTAAGTGTTTTTGCTCAAAATAAAGCTTCAGAATATCTGAATAGTTCACATGTTAAGTCAGATAAAAGTATAACCCTAGCCTATATATTAACATTTGCTGCTTTAGTTATTGGGTTTCTAATTATTCTTAATCTCATCACAAGCATTCGAAATCCACTGGGGGTCTTGATACATGCTGTAGAAGATATAGAGAAGGGTCTTTTTGACCAACAAGTTTTTCTAGGTGAAGGGAGTAAGGAATTTGTCCTCTTAGCGGATGGGTTTAATAAGATGGTCAAAAAAATAAAAAGTTCCTATAAGGGCTTGGAAGATCAGGTTCAACAAAGAACTTTGGAACTCGAAAATACTCTATCAGAACGGGATAATTTATTTAGAGAGCTATATCATAGAACCAAAAATAATTTACAAGTTATTTCTTCTATCTTATCCCTTAAGGCAGATGAAACAGACAAAAAAGAGATAAAGACTGTTATATGGGATTTAGAAAAAAAGGTACAGTCTATGGCATTAGTTCATCAAATGCTATACCGCTCAGATGATTTGTCTCATATCTATCTGGATAAGTATATTGCTGAATTATTGGCTCTTATAATAGGTTCTTTTGATAGAAGTGATTTAAATATCTCTCTTAATACCAAATTAGAACACATACCTTTAGTTCTTGATTATGCTGTTCCTTGTGGATTGATCATGAATGAATTAATCACTAATTCCATTAAGTATGCCTTCCCCAATTTAACAGAGGGAGAAATATTTGTATCAGCAAAATACAATGGGAATGGTTATATTACTATTGAGTATCAGGATAATGGCGTTGGTCTTCCTTCAGATTTTTCTTTGGAAGAATCTCAGTCTTTGGGATTCCTGTTGATTAAGACAATAGCAGAAAACCAAATGAATGGGACTGTCCTTTTTGATGGGAGTAAAGGAATGTACTGTAAAGTAGAGTTTGTCGACACTCATTACAGTTCTTGA
- a CDS encoding carboxyl transferase domain-containing protein has protein sequence MVLKAKGVIVSDMLIKKLENNDRIGIVNRGEAALRFIRAVKEYNALHGTDLKTVAYYIDKEEHAPFVKMADDSLALSALSSFPGKQKSPYLDHELMLEAIKTSDSQAIWVGWGFVSEDSIFAEKVEQAGIVFMGPSSKAMAELGDKITAKEIAEKADVPILPWSKKSVDSLEEAKKISKDIGYPVIVKASNAGGGRGIRFVRTPEELESQFKSAKEETIRITGNDIVFIEALVEKGRHLEVQCLADAHGNVNTFGVRDCSAQRKNQKIIEETPPAGFDTEVMEAMQAAAARLIKAAGYVGAGTVEYLYDLNRKQFFFMEVNTRLQVEHPITETLYSIDLVKGQIDAALGNVVDLSDRQPNGWVMEVRLNAEDPDRDFSPAPGLVELFKAPSGPGIRIDSGIEQGSDIPSEFDSMVAKIIASAPTREETMARLKRALKELRIKIQNGTTNRSFLLELLDNPEVKKGGIHTGFVEDLIKNRKIIAEPDLVEVALMAGAVEMYIKESKEEFLNFQEQIQRMGRPRYALKAEGHEVNISSQGNTYNFLVRYVGDHHYHLSIDDKTLVCQYQVLDQESVLTVNGKTHNILIIPRGDTLQCEVDGSPVFLESESGGYVKSPSPSVVLSVNVKENDRVKKGDILLILEAMKMEMLVEAPSDGIVKEICVIPGAQIAAGQSLVQIEVEGEEEQSHSEVDPVPFNQCSNCEKDIWSGIKKDFKALFLGYDSRGEFKSSLAAMVEYSEEHPHLKDDLVQTFIQALGYYYRIERLFISKEVEADTFSRPVTYQEMLSHYFRRSQDKEKGLPQEFLDMLDEMKACYPSLDGDTEGINIALYYAFRSRTSIDTKQKAILKVLEAIEVMDIDREYHNELSKNIDAIIELSQTTAQSLADAAIHARYRVIDIQKLEDLKKENYKTLQEMVEQLAKSKNIDAYINKLVDSSPYIMYDILGLFNKKDEQISQIALQVLAERQNRDRKVIASEGLLCGETFLHKVVSTYEGKERSSLNVYLTDKDLTKTLPIQKWLDHVKVGEKVEVCLFIHCEGSKDSLDIFHDQVRTDAFKADWLSVGIFTTARTHSYRSYTWNEGLVEDELRRGFSPLQFRELRVRRLMNFNLNILYQNEGVFLLEATSKENPKDIRLIGLADVSEIEPELNEDDDINRLVMFETHLLEAIYVMRAAQARYRYRLQWNRIIMYNRTLLGIRTKQLEMYGQKLTARTKDLGVEKLVVYTRRKRWSEKVIRELELNFLTVTQDQFSLRVRTPSSQPLATLDSYVSKVVKARQRNTVYPYEIIKMLTSAGFSRDQETLKGEFQEYDVRYVSSKEEQETICVSDRAPGENDSNVIFGIITNYDDSLEVPIKRVLILADPTKDLGSLSEPECRRINAAIDLADEMNLPVEWLPISSGAKINMESGTENLDWTAVTLKKIIEFTQKGGEINIIVTGVNVGAQSYWNAEATMLMHTKGLLIMTEEASMLLTGKKALDFAGSVSGETNLDIGGAEKIMGPNGQSQIKVSNLAAAYQVLFEHYRYTYVSPGEVYPSRRVSIDPVDRDITVTPYKDFLGQGFETIGDIFSLEKNGERKKPFDVRQVMNALIDSDSGYLERWRNMQDADTSIVWETQIGGYPVGMIGIESRNLSRVGSIPFDGPESWNGGTLFPKASKKIARGINAYSRRLPLVIVANLSGFDGSPESLRRLQLEYGAEIGRAIVNFEGPIAFVVTSRYHGGAYVVFSKSLNPNLKSAAIQGSYASVLGGAPAAAVVFPRDVLKDTYSDQRIIDKQEELNQKKCSQKDFDTLFSKVKNEKQTELGQRFDKIHSVERAKSVGSIDDIITAKQMRPYVVRVVENGMKKYKK, from the coding sequence ATGGTACTTAAAGCAAAAGGAGTTATTGTGTCAGACATGCTCATTAAGAAGTTGGAAAATAATGACCGTATCGGTATTGTTAACCGAGGCGAAGCAGCACTTCGTTTCATTCGCGCTGTAAAAGAGTATAATGCATTACACGGGACAGATCTTAAGACTGTTGCTTATTATATAGATAAGGAGGAGCATGCTCCTTTCGTTAAGATGGCTGATGATAGCTTAGCATTATCAGCCCTGTCCTCCTTCCCAGGTAAGCAAAAAAGCCCGTATCTTGATCATGAATTAATGTTAGAAGCTATCAAAACCAGTGATTCTCAAGCAATTTGGGTCGGTTGGGGATTTGTTTCAGAAGATTCTATCTTTGCTGAAAAGGTTGAACAAGCTGGAATAGTCTTTATGGGGCCAAGTTCAAAAGCCATGGCAGAACTAGGTGATAAAATTACGGCCAAGGAAATAGCAGAGAAAGCTGATGTTCCTATCCTTCCATGGAGTAAGAAATCTGTTGATAGCTTAGAAGAAGCAAAGAAAATATCAAAAGATATTGGATATCCTGTTATTGTTAAGGCCAGTAATGCCGGTGGTGGTAGGGGAATCCGTTTTGTTAGGACTCCTGAAGAATTAGAATCACAATTTAAATCTGCTAAAGAAGAAACGATTAGAATAACCGGAAATGATATTGTATTTATAGAAGCTCTCGTAGAGAAAGGACGTCACTTAGAGGTTCAATGTTTAGCGGATGCTCATGGTAATGTGAATACTTTTGGAGTTCGGGATTGTTCTGCCCAACGTAAGAATCAAAAAATCATTGAAGAGACACCACCAGCTGGATTTGACACAGAAGTAATGGAAGCTATGCAGGCAGCTGCTGCCAGACTTATTAAGGCCGCAGGTTATGTTGGTGCAGGAACTGTTGAATATTTGTATGACCTCAATCGAAAACAGTTCTTCTTTATGGAAGTTAATACCCGATTACAAGTAGAACATCCTATTACAGAAACCCTCTATAGTATTGACCTTGTCAAAGGTCAGATTGATGCGGCATTAGGTAATGTTGTTGATCTATCAGATCGACAGCCAAATGGCTGGGTAATGGAAGTTCGGTTGAACGCAGAAGATCCTGATAGAGACTTTAGTCCAGCTCCCGGTTTGGTAGAATTATTTAAAGCTCCATCCGGGCCTGGTATTCGAATCGATTCTGGTATTGAGCAAGGTTCGGATATTCCAAGTGAATTCGACTCTATGGTCGCTAAGATCATAGCCTCTGCTCCAACCAGAGAAGAGACCATGGCTCGTCTCAAGAGAGCTCTTAAAGAATTACGTATAAAAATTCAGAATGGTACAACCAATAGATCTTTTCTACTTGAACTTCTTGATAATCCAGAGGTGAAAAAGGGCGGTATTCATACAGGCTTTGTAGAAGATCTTATCAAAAACAGAAAAATTATTGCTGAACCAGACTTAGTTGAAGTTGCTCTCATGGCAGGTGCTGTTGAGATGTATATTAAGGAATCCAAAGAAGAGTTTCTTAACTTCCAGGAACAAATTCAGCGAATGGGCCGACCCCGTTATGCTCTAAAAGCAGAAGGTCATGAAGTTAATATATCTTCTCAGGGTAATACTTATAATTTCCTCGTTCGTTATGTAGGTGATCATCACTATCATTTATCGATTGATGATAAAACTTTGGTTTGCCAGTATCAAGTTCTAGATCAGGAATCTGTACTTACAGTCAATGGAAAGACTCATAATATCCTTATTATACCTCGTGGTGATACTTTACAATGTGAAGTAGATGGTTCTCCTGTCTTCCTTGAAAGCGAATCAGGGGGATATGTTAAATCTCCTTCTCCCTCTGTTGTCTTATCTGTGAATGTCAAAGAGAACGATAGAGTGAAGAAAGGTGATATTCTTCTAATCCTTGAAGCCATGAAGATGGAAATGCTTGTAGAAGCTCCTTCTGATGGTATTGTAAAAGAGATTTGTGTTATACCTGGGGCTCAAATAGCTGCAGGACAATCTCTTGTTCAAATCGAGGTGGAAGGGGAAGAAGAGCAAAGTCATTCTGAAGTAGACCCTGTTCCCTTTAATCAATGTTCCAATTGTGAAAAAGATATATGGTCTGGTATAAAAAAGGATTTTAAAGCCCTTTTCCTTGGATATGATTCTAGAGGGGAATTTAAAAGTTCTCTCGCTGCAATGGTTGAGTACTCTGAAGAGCATCCCCATCTTAAAGACGATTTAGTTCAAACATTCATTCAAGCTCTAGGCTACTATTATAGAATTGAGCGTCTATTTATTAGTAAAGAAGTAGAAGCTGATACCTTTAGTCGTCCTGTAACATACCAGGAAATGCTAAGTCATTATTTTAGGAGATCTCAAGATAAAGAGAAGGGATTGCCACAGGAATTCCTTGATATGCTTGATGAGATGAAAGCCTGTTATCCTTCACTCGATGGGGATACAGAAGGCATTAACATTGCATTGTATTATGCCTTTAGAAGTAGAACTTCCATTGATACAAAGCAAAAAGCTATTCTAAAAGTTCTTGAAGCTATTGAAGTAATGGATATTGATCGAGAGTATCATAACGAATTGTCCAAGAATATTGATGCTATTATTGAGCTATCCCAAACAACGGCTCAGAGTTTAGCTGATGCTGCTATTCATGCGCGGTATCGTGTTATTGATATTCAGAAACTGGAAGATCTTAAGAAGGAAAATTATAAAACTTTACAGGAGATGGTTGAGCAATTAGCCAAGTCCAAGAATATCGATGCTTATATCAATAAGCTCGTAGATTCCAGTCCGTATATTATGTATGACATTTTAGGATTGTTTAACAAAAAGGATGAACAAATTAGCCAAATCGCTCTACAAGTTTTAGCAGAGCGTCAAAATAGAGATAGAAAGGTTATTGCTAGTGAAGGATTACTCTGCGGAGAAACTTTCCTCCATAAGGTGGTAAGTACCTATGAGGGAAAGGAGAGAAGTTCTTTAAATGTCTATCTAACAGATAAAGACCTAACGAAAACCTTGCCTATTCAAAAATGGTTAGATCATGTCAAAGTCGGTGAGAAAGTAGAAGTTTGTCTATTTATTCATTGTGAAGGTTCAAAAGACTCTTTAGATATCTTCCATGATCAAGTGAGGACTGATGCTTTCAAAGCAGATTGGTTATCAGTCGGCATATTCACAACCGCAAGAACTCATAGTTATCGTAGTTATACCTGGAATGAGGGGCTTGTTGAAGATGAATTGAGGAGAGGGTTTAGTCCTCTTCAATTCCGAGAGTTACGAGTACGCCGACTGATGAACTTCAATTTGAATATCCTGTATCAGAATGAAGGGGTATTTTTATTAGAAGCTACATCAAAAGAAAATCCTAAAGACATACGTTTGATTGGATTAGCGGATGTATCTGAGATTGAACCTGAGTTAAATGAAGACGATGACATCAACAGATTGGTTATGTTTGAAACTCATCTTTTAGAAGCTATTTATGTAATGCGAGCCGCTCAGGCAAGGTATCGGTACCGTTTACAGTGGAACCGGATCATTATGTACAACAGAACTTTGTTGGGAATTAGAACAAAACAATTAGAAATGTATGGTCAGAAGTTAACCGCTAGAACAAAAGACCTGGGTGTTGAAAAGCTTGTTGTCTATACCAGACGCAAACGCTGGAGTGAAAAAGTAATCAGGGAGTTAGAATTAAACTTCCTTACTGTAACCCAAGATCAATTCAGCTTGAGAGTGAGAACTCCTTCCTCTCAACCTTTAGCTACATTGGATAGCTATGTGTCCAAGGTTGTTAAGGCCAGACAAAGGAATACCGTTTATCCTTATGAAATCATTAAGATGTTGACCTCTGCAGGTTTTTCCAGGGATCAGGAAACCCTTAAAGGAGAATTCCAGGAATACGACGTAAGGTATGTCTCTAGTAAGGAAGAACAGGAGACTATATGTGTTTCTGATAGAGCTCCTGGTGAGAATGACTCTAATGTTATTTTTGGTATCATCACTAATTATGATGATTCTCTTGAAGTACCTATTAAACGAGTCCTCATCCTGGCTGATCCAACAAAGGATTTAGGTTCTCTATCTGAACCTGAATGTCGTAGAATTAATGCTGCGATCGACTTGGCTGATGAAATGAACTTACCAGTAGAATGGCTTCCTATTTCCTCCGGGGCCAAGATTAATATGGAAAGTGGTACTGAAAACTTAGACTGGACTGCTGTAACTCTTAAGAAAATTATAGAGTTTACTCAGAAAGGTGGAGAGATCAATATCATTGTAACAGGGGTCAATGTAGGAGCACAGTCTTATTGGAATGCTGAAGCTACCATGCTAATGCACACTAAAGGTCTCTTAATAATGACAGAGGAAGCTTCCATGTTGCTTACAGGTAAAAAGGCATTGGATTTTGCTGGATCCGTATCTGGTGAAACCAATCTAGACATCGGTGGAGCTGAGAAGATCATGGGACCAAATGGACAATCTCAAATCAAAGTGTCCAACTTAGCGGCCGCTTATCAAGTCTTATTTGAGCATTATCGATATACCTATGTGTCACCTGGTGAAGTATATCCAAGCCGCCGTGTTAGTATTGACCCTGTAGATCGTGATATTACCGTTACTCCCTATAAGGATTTTCTGGGACAAGGTTTTGAGACTATTGGAGATATATTCAGTCTAGAAAAGAATGGAGAAAGAAAAAAACCATTTGATGTTAGACAGGTTATGAATGCTTTGATTGATTCTGATTCTGGATATTTGGAACGATGGAGAAATATGCAGGATGCTGATACCTCCATTGTTTGGGAAACTCAAATAGGTGGGTATCCTGTGGGAATGATTGGAATAGAAAGTCGTAATTTAAGTCGTGTAGGATCTATCCCTTTTGATGGTCCTGAGAGTTGGAATGGAGGAACTCTATTCCCTAAAGCAAGTAAGAAAATTGCGAGAGGTATTAATGCCTATTCCAGGAGACTTCCTTTAGTAATCGTTGCGAACTTGTCTGGTTTTGATGGATCACCTGAGTCACTCAGAAGATTGCAATTGGAGTATGGTGCAGAAATCGGCAGAGCTATCGTTAACTTTGAAGGTCCAATAGCTTTCGTTGTTACTTCAAGATATCATGGAGGTGCCTATGTTGTATTCTCCAAGTCTCTTAACCCGAACTTAAAATCTGCAGCGATACAAGGATCTTATGCCTCTGTTCTTGGTGGAGCTCCAGCTGCGGCGGTTGTTTTCCCAAGGGATGTATTGAAAGATACTTACTCTGATCAACGAATCATTGATAAGCAGGAAGAGCTTAATCAAAAGAAATGTAGTCAAAAAGATTTTGACACCTTATTTTCTAAGGTTAAAAATGAGAAGCAGACTGAACTTGGTCAACGCTTTGATAAGATTCATTCTGTTGAGAGAGCTAAATCAGTAGGTTCTATTGATGATATAATCACTGCCAAGCAAATGCGTCCTTATGTTGTTCGTGTTGTAGAGAATGGCATGAAGAAATATAAGAAATAA